A genomic window from Candidatus Denitrolinea symbiosum includes:
- a CDS encoding cystathionine beta-lyase → MKINFDTLIDRAGVDSAKWETIQSETNVFMHVRTDRFLGEDASIPMWIADMDFAAPPAVTEALLARARHPIYGYTERSLTYNSAVANWMKTRHGWEIQPEWIVPTPGIVPALAMLVRAFLRPGDKAIIQPPVYFPFRMALELNDVAVLENPLIEENGKYRMDFDDLAAKARDPQAKALILCSPHNPVGRVWTRDELTRLAEICRANDVLIVSDEIHGDLTFEPFTAFGALDENVIVCTAASKTFNLAGLSNSNLIIPNASQRERFQTYLRKHALTNTNAFGRIATEAAYAHGADWLDQLLDYLRGTLDFMEKYFAAQIPQIRMIRPEGTYLVWLDCRALGMDAASLHRFFADRARVYLESGAFFGTGGAGFLRMNIATPRKNVEEALTRIKEAVNSLPK, encoded by the coding sequence ATGAAAATCAACTTCGACACCCTCATTGACCGCGCAGGCGTCGACTCCGCCAAATGGGAGACCATTCAATCCGAAACGAACGTGTTCATGCACGTCCGCACCGACCGCTTCCTCGGCGAGGACGCGTCCATCCCGATGTGGATCGCGGACATGGACTTCGCCGCGCCGCCCGCCGTGACGGAGGCGCTCCTCGCCCGCGCCCGCCATCCGATCTATGGATATACCGAACGCTCGCTGACCTACAACAGCGCGGTCGCCAATTGGATGAAGACGCGTCACGGTTGGGAGATCCAGCCCGAATGGATCGTCCCCACGCCGGGCATCGTCCCCGCGCTGGCGATGCTGGTCCGCGCGTTTTTGCGTCCCGGCGACAAAGCCATCATCCAGCCGCCCGTTTATTTCCCCTTCCGAATGGCGCTGGAACTCAACGACGTCGCGGTCCTGGAAAATCCGCTCATCGAGGAGAACGGCAAATATCGCATGGACTTCGACGACCTCGCCGCGAAAGCCCGCGACCCGCAGGCGAAGGCGCTGATCCTGTGCAGCCCGCACAACCCCGTCGGCCGCGTCTGGACGCGCGATGAGTTGACGCGTCTCGCCGAGATCTGCCGCGCCAACGACGTGTTGATCGTCTCCGACGAGATCCACGGCGACCTGACCTTCGAGCCTTTCACCGCCTTCGGCGCGCTGGACGAAAACGTCATCGTCTGCACCGCGGCCAGCAAGACCTTCAATTTGGCGGGACTCAGCAACTCCAATCTCATCATCCCCAACGCGAGCCAGCGCGAGCGCTTCCAAACCTACCTGCGCAAACATGCCCTGACCAACACCAACGCGTTCGGACGCATCGCGACCGAGGCCGCCTACGCTCACGGCGCGGACTGGCTCGACCAACTCCTCGACTACCTGCGCGGCACGCTCGACTTCATGGAAAAATACTTCGCCGCGCAGATTCCCCAAATTCGGATGATCCGCCCCGAGGGGACCTACCTCGTCTGGCTGGACTGCCGCGCCCTCGGCATGGACGCCGCGTCCCTGCACCGCTTCTTCGCCGACCGCGCGCGGGTTTACCTCGAAAGCGGCGCCTTCTTCGGGACGGGCGGCGCGGGCTTCCTCCGCATGAACATCGCCACGCCGCGCAAGAACGTGGAGGAAGCGCTGACGAGAATCAAGGAAGCAGTGAACAGCCTGCCGAAGTGA
- a CDS encoding DMT family transporter, which yields MTSAAILFGIVSALTWGAADFAGGIASKRSSPYAVVVWGNIVGMLVVSALALARGDLFPSLQSMVYIVLSSVCGAIGIIILYRALADGKMSIAAPTSALMAAVIPVCVGVFLDGWPKWLTMAGVTLALAAIWLVARTEHEGVHRILWDDVRMPLAAGVLFGLFFIFMHRASSESVLWPTVLLRLSSVILLAVIARFTRSSLRVARGQWRLIAFIGIFDIAGNVFYILSAQTGRMDIAAVIGSLYPGATVALAWVILKERISVPQWIGIAAALAAIVMISV from the coding sequence GTGACCTCTGCCGCGATTCTGTTTGGAATCGTATCGGCGCTGACGTGGGGCGCGGCGGACTTTGCGGGCGGCATTGCCAGTAAACGCTCGTCTCCCTATGCGGTGGTGGTCTGGGGCAACATTGTCGGGATGCTGGTCGTCTCGGCGCTGGCGCTGGCGCGGGGCGATCTTTTCCCCTCCCTGCAAAGCATGGTCTATATCGTTTTGAGCAGCGTCTGCGGAGCTATTGGGATCATCATCCTTTACCGCGCGCTGGCCGACGGGAAAATGAGCATCGCCGCGCCGACCTCCGCGTTGATGGCTGCGGTCATCCCTGTTTGTGTGGGCGTTTTCCTGGACGGCTGGCCGAAGTGGTTGACGATGGCCGGCGTGACCCTGGCCCTGGCCGCCATCTGGCTGGTGGCGCGGACGGAACACGAGGGCGTCCACCGTATCCTGTGGGACGACGTGCGGATGCCGCTGGCGGCGGGCGTTCTGTTTGGCCTGTTCTTTATCTTCATGCACCGGGCTTCGAGCGAATCGGTTTTATGGCCTACAGTGTTGTTGCGCCTGTCGTCGGTTATTTTGCTGGCTGTCATCGCCAGGTTCACGCGCAGTTCTCTCCGCGTTGCGCGCGGTCAATGGCGGCTGATCGCCTTCATCGGTATTTTTGACATCGCCGGGAACGTCTTTTACATCCTCTCCGCCCAGACGGGGCGCATGGACATCGCCGCGGTGATCGGTTCGCTCTACCCCGGCGCGACCGTCGCGCTGGCCTGGGTGATCCTCAAGGAGAGGATCTCCGTCCCGCAATGGATTGGAATTGCCGCGGCGCTGGCGGCGATTGTGATGATTTCGGTTTAA
- a CDS encoding NADH:ubiquinone oxidoreductase produces MTEIDLSPLQPALEKFIPLRRSGLLPALHAAQEIYGWLPREVAAEVAKTLHVPLADVHGVIEFYSLFYNEPVGRKIVRVCADPACALKDADGLLARLRSQHGVEDGQTTPDGTLTIERSPCLGLCEHAPATWTVDGGISTVGDGTAERDRPQSVIYGSLRMLTVNCGNGTTSLAKYGEYAALKKARAMKPEEVVNEIKSSGLVGRGGAGFNTALKWEGAAKADGSPKYVICNADESEPGTFKDRVLLLDDPHRAIEGMCIAAHAVGASKGYVYLRGEYPYILPPLENALNEARAAGYLNEDFDIEIRVGAGAYICGEETALFESIEGKRGFPRVKPPFPTTNGLFDKPTVINNVETLFNVPLIIEKGAAEYRKIGTEKSSGPKLFCLSGDVARPGVYEVPFGITLRELLEMAGGVTGGLQSILFGGAAGAFATSAQLDVKLTFEDLRAAGLPLGSGVVMVFNETRDMRDVLKRLGRFFAHESCGKCYPCQMGTQRQMEILERVASKRMLPGDSLRLQDVGWTMTDASLCGLGQTAASAVLSAMKLWPEIFKDEDGNAYKVTL; encoded by the coding sequence ATGACTGAAATTGATCTTTCCCCGCTGCAACCCGCCCTTGAAAAATTCATTCCGCTCCGCCGTTCAGGACTGCTCCCCGCGCTCCATGCCGCGCAAGAGATCTATGGCTGGCTGCCGCGGGAGGTCGCGGCCGAAGTGGCGAAGACGCTCCACGTTCCGCTTGCGGACGTCCACGGCGTCATCGAATTCTACTCCCTTTTTTATAACGAACCTGTTGGACGAAAGATCGTCCGCGTCTGCGCGGACCCTGCCTGCGCGCTCAAAGACGCCGACGGACTCCTCGCCCGACTCCGCTCCCAGCACGGGGTCGAGGACGGTCAGACTACCCCGGACGGGACTCTGACCATCGAGCGGAGTCCGTGCCTCGGCCTCTGCGAACACGCCCCCGCGACCTGGACGGTGGACGGCGGAATCTCGACGGTCGGCGACGGGACGGCGGAGCGCGACCGCCCGCAGTCTGTGATCTACGGCTCCCTGCGCATGTTGACCGTCAACTGCGGGAACGGCACAACGTCCCTGGCGAAATACGGCGAATACGCCGCGTTGAAGAAAGCCCGCGCGATGAAACCCGAGGAAGTCGTCAACGAGATCAAGTCCAGCGGACTGGTCGGGCGCGGCGGCGCGGGGTTCAACACTGCCCTGAAATGGGAGGGCGCGGCGAAAGCGGACGGCTCGCCGAAATACGTGATCTGCAACGCGGACGAATCCGAGCCTGGGACGTTCAAGGACCGCGTCCTGCTGCTCGACGATCCGCACCGCGCCATCGAGGGGATGTGCATCGCCGCGCACGCCGTCGGCGCGTCGAAGGGATACGTCTACCTGCGCGGCGAGTATCCATATATTTTGCCGCCCCTCGAAAACGCGCTGAACGAGGCGCGCGCCGCGGGCTATCTCAACGAAGACTTCGACATTGAAATCCGCGTCGGCGCGGGGGCGTACATCTGCGGCGAGGAGACCGCGCTGTTCGAGTCCATCGAGGGCAAACGCGGCTTCCCGCGCGTCAAACCGCCGTTCCCGACCACGAATGGTCTCTTCGATAAACCGACCGTCATCAACAACGTGGAGACGCTCTTCAACGTGCCGCTCATCATCGAGAAGGGCGCGGCGGAATATCGGAAGATCGGCACGGAGAAATCGTCCGGGCCGAAGTTATTCTGTCTCTCCGGCGACGTCGCCCGACCGGGCGTGTACGAGGTCCCGTTTGGGATTACGCTGCGCGAACTGCTCGAAATGGCTGGCGGCGTGACCGGCGGCCTGCAGTCCATTCTCTTCGGCGGCGCGGCGGGAGCCTTTGCCACGTCCGCGCAGTTGGACGTGAAGTTGACCTTCGAGGACCTGCGCGCCGCGGGACTTCCGCTCGGCTCGGGCGTGGTGATGGTCTTCAACGAGACGCGCGACATGCGCGACGTGTTGAAGCGCCTCGGCAGGTTCTTCGCGCACGAAAGCTGCGGCAAGTGCTATCCCTGCCAGATGGGCACCCAGCGCCAGATGGAAATCCTGGAGCGTGTAGCCAGCAAGAGGATGCTGCCCGGAGACTCGCTTCGCCTGCAGGATGTCGGCTGGACGATGACGGACGCGTCCCTGTGCGGGCTGGGACAGACCGCGGCCAGCGCGGTGTTGTCCGCGATGAAGTTATGGCCTGAGATATTCAAGGACGAAGACGGAAACGCTTACAAGGTGACTTTATGA
- a CDS encoding NADH dehydrogenase/NADH:ubiquinone oxidoreductase: MTVTFLMDGKEITAADGQTLLEAARENGVDIPTICWHEATTSNAVCRICVVEVEGMRLLQPACIVKAAERMKVQTRSERVTRARRTVLEMLASTMDLSDAPEVLAMMDEYGADASRFPEARRRESEVKDDNPMYIRDYSKCLLCWRCVQVCAADAQYTFAINFDGRGYDTQIGTFFDRAIPETTCVLCGQCVGVCPTGALKAKREYLLEQGMTSEQISVLNTGRKRRKP, from the coding sequence ATGACCGTGACATTTCTGATGGACGGAAAAGAGATAACCGCCGCCGACGGGCAGACTTTGCTTGAAGCCGCGCGCGAAAACGGCGTGGACATCCCGACGATCTGCTGGCACGAGGCGACCACGTCCAACGCGGTGTGCCGAATCTGCGTCGTGGAGGTGGAGGGGATGCGGCTGCTCCAGCCGGCGTGCATCGTCAAAGCGGCGGAGCGGATGAAGGTTCAGACGCGCAGCGAACGCGTGACGCGGGCGCGGAGGACCGTCCTCGAGATGCTGGCGTCCACGATGGATCTGTCCGACGCGCCCGAAGTCCTGGCGATGATGGACGAGTACGGCGCGGACGCGTCCCGCTTCCCCGAGGCGCGCCGCCGTGAGTCGGAAGTCAAAGACGACAATCCGATGTACATCCGCGATTACTCGAAGTGCCTCCTGTGCTGGCGCTGCGTGCAAGTCTGCGCGGCGGACGCGCAGTATACGTTCGCGATCAACTTCGACGGGCGCGGCTACGACACGCAGATCGGGACGTTCTTCGACCGGGCGATCCCCGAAACCACCTGCGTTTTGTGCGGCCAGTGCGTGGGCGTCTGCCCGACGGGCGCGTTGAAGGCGAAGCGCGAATATCTGCTGGAGCAGGGCATGACGTCCGAGCAGATCTCCGTGTTGAACACGGGACGGAAGAGGAGAAAGCCGTGA
- a CDS encoding SOS response associated peptidase (SRAP): MCGRFTLAVDPADLRAAFEGYTFPAQFAPRYNIAPSQPILAIPNDGRNAADFFIWGLIPSWAKDPSLGNRLINARGETLAEKPSFRGPFKYKRCLIPADGFYEWKSQPGTKIKIPHFIFLKSRQPFAFAGLWSEWHSPDGGSIRSVAIVTVEPNELMAAIHNRMPAILSPSAYAQWLDPAPQTPDRLLPLLQPYPAREMDARPVSTLVNSPANDRAELIAPLQSAA; this comes from the coding sequence ATGTGCGGACGCTTCACCCTCGCCGTTGATCCCGCCGACTTGCGCGCGGCGTTCGAAGGCTATACCTTCCCCGCGCAATTCGCGCCGCGCTATAACATCGCGCCGTCGCAGCCCATCCTCGCCATCCCCAACGACGGCAGGAACGCGGCCGATTTTTTCATCTGGGGACTGATCCCATCCTGGGCGAAGGACCCGTCCCTGGGCAACCGCCTCATCAACGCGCGCGGCGAGACGCTCGCCGAAAAGCCCTCCTTCCGCGGCCCGTTCAAATACAAGCGCTGTCTCATCCCCGCGGACGGTTTCTACGAGTGGAAGTCCCAGCCGGGGACGAAGATCAAAATCCCGCACTTCATCTTCCTCAAGTCGCGCCAGCCCTTCGCCTTCGCGGGCCTCTGGAGCGAATGGCATTCCCCCGACGGCGGCTCGATCCGCTCGGTAGCCATCGTCACCGTCGAGCCGAACGAACTGATGGCCGCGATCCACAACCGAATGCCCGCCATCCTGTCTCCCTCTGCCTACGCGCAGTGGCTGGACCCTGCGCCGCAGACTCCCGACCGACTGCTTCCCCTCCTCCAGCCCTATCCCGCCCGCGAGATGGATGCGCGCCCCGTCTCCACGCTCGTCAATTCGCCTGCCAACGACCGGGCCGAACTGATCGCCCCACTCCAAAGCGCGGCTTAA